A genomic region of Raphanus sativus cultivar WK10039 chromosome 6, ASM80110v3, whole genome shotgun sequence contains the following coding sequences:
- the LOC130495751 gene encoding uncharacterized protein LOC130495751 encodes MTPREIELLNKLEFLQSQVTDLHKARETTPGATSGSGSGLRFDPWLRSTLHAMVKKYLVDPPPPKTNPKAEKPRRWDPTLSDKFVEQFASSRDLEKNSDDLYEILQHKNEPLRSYIACFNQAKVAIPECNADTAISAFKRGLLPEGDLYKELIKYKCRIMEDVLSRAWAQVRWEEDVASRAKADPKYDQKSSKPTRNDRDEPSHPKSTRETSIPNMGRYQHRPLPRSEGMMVSTWPDISHLAISKPELIGVLRQMGRQVKWPPKMKAAEANRNPMRWCEFHSDHGHTTEDCIALKMEVAELLKKGYLREFLSDKAKNLLNKEGPGLPIEAAPALPPQQDRVIHVISGGSELSGISSAAAKRNEISFTAREQEKVLAPHHDALVISLTIENCLVKRILVDNGSFSNIIFHSAFPDLGLEPTALTRKATPLVGFSGEVKQTLGEVILPVYIEGINQATKFLVVDCPSSYNVILGRPWIHDMGAVPSTLHQLVKFPIPWGIKVVKGDQENARSCYQTTLKGKTQVL; translated from the exons ATGACTCCGAGAGAGATCGAGCTCCTCAACAAGCTCGAGTTTCTTCAGagtcaggttaccgatcttcacaaagctcgggagacaACACCCGGAG CAACAAGCGGAAGCGGTTCTGGACTAAGGTTCGACCCATGGCTTCGCTCTACACTCCACGCGATGGTGAAGAAGTACCTCGTCGACCCGCCTCCACCGAAGACGAACCCGAAAGCCGAGAAGCCGCGAAGATGGGACCCGA cccttagcgatAAGTTCGTAGAGCAGTTCGCCAGCAGCCGCGACCTAGAGAAGAACTCGGATGATCTCTATGAGATCCTCCAGCATAAGAATGAGCCCCTTCGTTCCTACATAGCGTGCTTCAACCAAGCGAAGGTGGCTATCCCTGAGTGCAATgctgatacggctatctcagccttTAAGCGGGGTCTACTTCCGGAGGGAGATCTttacaaggagctgatcaaatacaagtgcaggaTTATGGAAGACGTATtgtctcgtgcttgggctcaagtaaggtGGGAAGAAGACGTTGCTAGTAGGGCCAAAGCCGATCCGAAGTACGATCAGAAGTCATCAAAGCCTACTAGGAATGACCGCGATGAGCCCTCTCATCCCAAGTCCACTAGGGAGACTAGTATCCCGAACATGGGCAGGTACCAGCATCGACCTTTGCCTAGATCCGAGGGAATGATGGTGTCTACTTGGCCTGACATCTCCCATCTTGCGATATCCAAACCGGAACTTATCGGCGTCCTACGACAAATGGGTCGTCAAGTCAAGTGGCCTCCTAAGATGAAGGCCGCAGAGGCTAATCGAAACCCCATGCGATGGTGTGAGTTCCATAGTGATCATGGTCATACTACGGAGGATTGCATAGCCCTGAAGATGGAAGTCgccgagctcctcaagaaaggTTACCTAAGGGAGTTCCTCTCGGATAAGGCCAAAAACCTTCTAAATAAGGAAGGTCCCGGTCTCCCTATCGAGGCAGCTCCTGCATTGCCACCACAACAAGAccgggtgatccatgtcatctcaggcGGATCAGAGCTAAGCGGAATTAGCAGTGCCGCAgccaagagaa ACGAGATCAGcttcactgcaagggagcaggagaaggtcctTGCCCCTCATCACGACGCTcttgtcatttcacttaccatagaAAACTGCTTGGTCAAGAGAATACTAGTAGACAATGGGAGCTTCAGCAACATAATCTTCCATTCGGCCTTCCCCGACCTAGGGTTGGAACCTACAGCGCTAACTAGAAAGGCGACTCCCCTtgtaggcttcagtggagaaGTCAAGCAAACCTTAGGAGAGGTCATTCTCCCCGTGTACATCGAGGGGATAAACCAAGCCACAAAGTTCCTAGTCGTCGACTGCCCTTCATCATACAACGTGATAttgggaaggccttggatccacgacatgggagccgtaccttcaACTTTGCATCAGCTGGTCAAGTTCCCAATCCCTTGGGGCATTAAGGTGGTCAAGGGAGATCAAGAGAATGCTAGGTCCTGCTATCAGACTACTCTTAAGGGAAAGACTcaggtcttatag